From the Gadus chalcogrammus isolate NIFS_2021 chromosome 18, NIFS_Gcha_1.0, whole genome shotgun sequence genome, the window TGGGAGATGATGTGCAGAGAGCGGTGGATGGCTGACGTTATACGCATACTTTTTCTTGTGTAAGCAATCATTGgctgagttgggggggggggggggttgttttgtGGTTAATCTTTGCTTCcaggaaatatatattttttacatatatgTTGTATTGATATGATTTCTAAATTAAACCAACTCCCTCAAATGCTAACCAAAGTTAGCGAATAGGCTTTTTTTTGAAACACGGGTCAAACttcaaaaaatgtaattcaTTCCTTTCCCATCGGCCGTAGACCACTATGCCTTAGTGTGTCATGTTTGACGTCACAAACGCGCCAGAAAAAAAGGGTTATCAAACAGTAGGAAACAGCATGGAGGCCAGTGAAAACGTTACGCTTCAAAGTCCGGAACGTCAACGCACGTCATAGCATCGCGCCGGAGGAGGGCCGTTTCCACGCGGGGGTCATGTTTCCACCACCGTCAACCGGAGCTGGAGACGATAATACCCAGACTAACTGCAGAGTAATTTGCACCGGGAACGAATGCCGATTGTAACCTCTCCCACTAAGGACAAAAGCCAGATGTGAGTGGGTGTTAGTGGGTGTATTTCTTTGAACCAATGGGGAAAGGGCCTTAACAGTTCTCCTTCTTTCCATAACGATGACTAAGATACACTTATTAGTACAAATTACCCCAGAGCCCGGTGCTGAAGTAGTGCACTCAATCCCTGCAGAAACTCATTTTAATCGGTTAAGTGCTGTCAAGTTGTGTTGCAAACAGTCTCTCCGGCGTTGGCAGCGCATTGTCTCGTCCTGATAGGCGGCTGTGTGACGGACGATAACTCAGAGGCCGTCTCTCTTTGTTGTGCGGCGCGATGACAGAGCGCACGTGAGACGTGAGGAGCAGGCACGCTGTGAATGGGAGATGTCATCCACGTCCTCCCCTGACAACGGGGCCCTCGGCACCAGCCTTtgatcaccaccaccagggactgcaggacacacacacacacacacacacacaggaacacacacacacacaagcaggaacaggatcacacacacatggacgaatgcacacacacacacacacacacacacaggcaggaacacgcacacacaaccaggaacacaaacacacacacaaacacacacatggacgaatgcacacacacacaaaggcataaacgcgcaaacacacacacacacacacacacacacacacacacacacacacacacacacacacaggcaggaacacgcacacagaagcagtaacacacacacacaggcacacacacggtattaacgcacacatgcatgcacacacaaacacacacacaaacatctgcctgaacacagacatatacacatggatgcacacacatacgcacacacgcatgcacacacacacacacacacacaaacgcaagtaTGCGTGCACAGACAAAGGCCCAtccgcatgcacacaccacacgcacacaaacacaaacacatgcaacatCTCCTAGGCGACGCTTCTTCTTTCCCTACGAAAAATTCCTAAGAAAAGAGATAGTCTCATGTTCTCTCCCCTTTGGTATAGTACGTATGGGATGAAATAGGAAGGTCCTATGATCTCTACAACTCACAGGGTGACGCAAGAGGTCTTTGGTTCGGGCGACGGAGCATGCTTTGAGTTATGCCCGTATGTAAAACATGATTTGTTGCGGGGAGATTGTGTTGTTGGCCTCTGATCTGGTCCAGTAAATATTGAAAGCTCTGAAGAACCCGGCCCCGGTCCTCCAGCGTATAGGCGCTGGGCTCCCCACTGACACGCTTCCACATCTGTTGAACCGTTTACCAGTTAATATATTAGCTGTGAGAACAGTGCCGGCTGCAGCTGGAGCCAAAGGAGAAACCGAAATCAGGAACAGATTTCGTTCCAGTTGTTGCAATTGAATTAAAATGCGTCAACACCAGCCTTTACTCATAAAACAAAAGGCAAATAGTCAACGCTGGAGGGGCGAGTGGCAGCTTTTCGCAGAGCCTATGTTGTTTAGTCTGATGGATGGTTCATGGTAAGTTCTTGGGAGCCCTGGTGGGTTAGTTGGTTAGTAGAGTGGCCCGCTACCTCATATACCCGCATTGACATTCTATAACAATTGGCAAACTAAATTCTAGCAAAACTTCAGTAAGTGGTACACTTACTGAAGTGGTACACTTACTGAAGTGTACACTTACTTACTATTCATATCCTGGTACCGCACTAGCACCCTAAAGAACTTTAGGAAACGTTGGCCTTCTTGAtttagcttttttctttttagttgGAACAGAGTACAATCATATTTTGGACAAGGGACTATTATTATAGCAAACCGAAAATAGACACTTGGCACCTGTGTGGGTGTAACAAACACTACAAATGCCGTTTCAGTTTTTGACAGTTTAAAATGAGTAATGTATTATAGCCCGGGGCTAAGCCTTAGTTGAGCTCTGAGTTTGAAGCGTATCGTATACCCAGGGTACCTCATATTGCCATATTGACCCGTCATATCGCTCAACAATGTATATGCTGAgatcattttttttcttcctttcttccttcgtGTCTCTTTCTTCCATGCAAGCTTGACTTCATGCTACACGCAGCAATCTCAAGCCATCTGGTTTTCATTTCCTGTGAGGTTGGAGATGGTAGGAGAGTTAAGGAAAGGAGCCTCGTTTGAACTGGTGGGGGGGGCTAATGCAGTCAGGATGGAATCTGTCACTCAGTCTATTGGATGCTGATGACTAAGGGCAGTTTCAGCTGTAAGAGGTGAATGATTTATGGACGCCAAGTGAACTCTTGTAAGCAAAACCTGGCTAAGAGTGCTGCTGCGCAGCAACTGGGGCCTTTTTTTGGCCACAGCTTGCCTGCATTTTCTTTTGCTATTCATGCCAAAGTATTTCGCACGGCAATTAGCTCTGTCCTCATTTAGGCCTTGAGTCCCAGAGGGTTAGGAAAACCATTCATCATCCTCAGGGCTTGGGAACTATGCAGACCAGGCTCAGGTACTCTGGGGgggttttgctttttttttctgtgttattgtttttccttttacaaACAGTTGCTAGCATAGCTGAGAGCTAGCTTAAGCCGCTTCCCTAGATTGTGTATAGTATACGCTTATATATATAGATGCTATATATTTTTCTCTTTAGGTTGGACCATCTGTCAAAGGCCTTTGTTTTTGTCCCACAGGTGCGAAGGCAGAACGGAAATGTAATTCTGCACGGTCCATCTGTCATGGTGCCACTGAGTGAACTTAGTGTCGACAACGCGGCCAATTGCCGCCATCACGGGTCAACTGTACGACAGTCCGATAATTAACATTGAAATTATTTATACTTTTCTAACAGAGAATTTATGGTGCCTTCTTTAATAGGAAACATGACATTTAGCACATgtttacacagacacagaagtAAGACTCATAACTTCATCAGAGGCGCATTAAAAGAACCCTATATGTTTATCGTAGATCTAGGACTTTGAGTTATAGCCTTACATTAGCGTTGGCTCCACTGTATTTATGTTGCCTCTAAGCGCCTGAGGGCCGTCGTTAATACAGATGGGGGCCTTTTTTTTGCAGGGCAGAAGGCTAATAAACATATGGGGGGAAATATGTTCATGTTCCTAACCAGTACATTCACTTGGACAGGCCGGAATATGATCGAACTACAGTGTGTACATTCTTCAATTCTCCTGATCCACAGAGACGCATTATTTAAAAACAGAAAGTGTATGTGCGTATGGGGGCTTTCCAACTCGTTCTCTGTCCTTCATTTGTTCAACCAATTCATGGGGTTGTCAGTGCCTAATATGTCTGTATCGGTCAGAATTAAGGAATTAAGGAGTGAGCGGCCTGgattccccccgccccccccacacactcttcATGGTGCTTAAGTGGAGTCACACTGCAACGCCCGACCCACGGGGTTACTGGGAGTATCAGCCGGGGACTAATAAGGTTGTGTCTCGGCAGATGATTGATGCGAGCGGGCCGGgctagttttgttttttttattcgcCTGTCAGGTGGCTGGAATGTTTAATGTTCTCATTATTGGTTGCTCTGTTGTGTATATTTCTCTGTCAGTGTGCGGCTGCAGCCAACTGAACTGCCAGAGCACTTCAAAGACCCCTGCAGGTCATCCGTCTtcttccaacccccccccccccccccccagcctcccagccccctaacccctaccccctaccccagccccccccccacccgacgTCCTGTATGTTCAGACTCAGCTGAGTGCTGCTGATTTGTTATGACTTTGGAGTCGGCTGACAGACAGGTCTCCTTCGAAAgagaaaagacaaaacaaaacatggagCCATTTCGCTTTTGTCATGCGGTGAAAGCTTGGCCGCTTCTGTAATGGAGGGGTGTGCAGGGGCACTCTTATCACCCGGCTGACATGTGACAATTGTTGAGTCAGTAATTTGAAGACCGGATGACTATCTAGTCATTTCTTtcgtctgtgtgtctttttccTTTGTGTGTCAGTCGTGTAGGTTGCTGTTATGGTGTCACTAACAGAAGACCAGGGATTAGTATCTGTGTTTGGAGCGCCATGTGAGGGGAAACGGGGATAGCCTATAGCCGCTTCTATGCTATAGATGCTAGGAGTGCTATTAGTACTGTCAGTGCTTTACATTCTGGTGTTCTTCGTTAGGTCTGtttttctcttattttcatcgtaattatttttttgtcctATTTTTGCAaaccaaaggtcaaaggttaggTTACATTTTGTCTGAATATCCCAGTGATATCCCAgggattaaataaaatatacattaaGGTGTGTGACATGCACCAGTCTGACGGCGTTTTAATTCATTTGAGGAAACGGTAAACTGTCGTCCGAATGGCCCAACATGGGATCTCCAAATTATCCGCTTTAGCTTTGTATTCGGATATTGGAACATTATTCCAATACCTCGGTAGCACTCAACACTTCCCCATGTCCAGTGTGAGAATCCGCCAGTCCAACTGGCACGGTAAACTAACTGGTTGTTAGAATTATAATATTGATGAAATCTTCTCGGTTCTCCCCAGGATTTATTATTCCATGGTGGAGCTCCCGCTGGCCACTGGCATCCATAGAGCAATCCTACGTGATATTGTAGATTTGCTTTTTGCGTTATAAATATAACTTTTCCAAATTCGCCGCCAGCCCGCCGTTCAGTTTGCCACGTGACGGCGCCATGCAGGGGGCGAGGGTTCacagtaaaaacaagaaatccCAATTCTTTTCCAAGGCCGTGACTGGATTGATTGGTTTCTGCCGATCTAATTTTGTATCATGgggaaaaaaaataggaaaaagTTAATTCGTCCTGAAGAAAAATGATGTGCCACATTGGTGCAGatggatatttttttttaagctggGAAGAGATTAAAGAGAAATTCTGCTCCTGAGACCTAATCACGAGCTGTAGATTACTTTGTCGATTTAACCAGATGGCAGTCTCCATCCTGCATGCCCTTCTGTATATTAATGAAGTCTGTTATATATGACTTGAAAAGTGAGATGTCCATCACCTGTAATGGTCTGCCAGCTGGTATTATCCATATTTCATTATCTCAGCGCCAAATGGTGGTGgtttttctgcatttttaggGGACTGCTGAATTTTTTGTCATAGACCTGGTGACTATTCTTCTTCAGGACTAAGAAATAGCTCCTAGTTGTGCCTTCAGCTAATTTTCCCCCATAGGTCAAGCCCATAAAATCTGGCAGTAAAACTGTTTGGCTGGGTGAAGCACGCTAGCTCGATAGTTACTTGATTAAGGTGTCCTGTCGACATGACCGCAAACACGGCAATATGTTAACAAATATAATTATAGAATGAGAAGTTGTGTATATATTTGGTGAATGTTgttcaaattaaatgaaatgttTTGTAAAAAGAAACTGGCTTATAAGGTTAGCTTAAGTGGCCTCCCATGCTAGCTCGATTTAGCCCATCATATAGCATTTTACCCCGACTTCTCCTTCCCTGTTCgctaaaagaaaaacagaaaaacttGAGCCTGTTTCAACTCCATCAGCACCTTGTAGATTTATTTAGCAAAGCTAGCTTGTGTGAAGTCGTCGAGACCTGAGAAACGAACCGTGTTTGTCTCGCATAACTCAGCGTGAAGGCTGCTGAAAACTCAAAGAGGCAAAGAACACATGTCAGCCAGCCCCGGTGCCCAGAAACTCCCTCCATGAATATGCCGAGCCTAATTTTAACCCGTCAGCGGGGGGAAACTTTGGCCGTGCTCCCCGACCAGAGAGCACGAACAGCGGCGAGCGCACAATGCCAGCATGTCATACATTTAAATACTGTTAAATTAAAGGCTGTTTACTGTTCCAGGAGACCATTCATCTTACTCAACGCTGGGTCCTGCTTCTCGCAAATTTGTCAGTAAGAGCTTCCACATGCCAAGGTCTGTGCGAAGGgcttggtttgggggggggggggggttatcagaGGGGTTCTCATAGCGTGTCTTCAGTCAGTCTGCAGTTAATTAGCCACCTCCACACAATAAGGCCATAACTCATTAATCACCCAGCCCCCACCAGtagtcaacccccccccccccccccttcccgtctAAGCAAGACATTTGGAGACAAAAAAGTTTTCTCCTTTTGACGGACTTCAAAATGGCCGCTGTCACTGCTGTGTAAATTATAGGGGCATGCTGAGTGATGACAGACAAGGGCCCACTGTTTCATTTACTATTGCTCTTTTCCGTGGCTTTTTTCTGCGTTGACAGTCTCTTAAAGGGGAAAAAATCACAACCCCTTGCGCTCTCTCTATCTTAGAGGTTCTCGTTTCTAGAAAACATCCatacattttgaaaataaaaggacatacacacgcgcacatacgataaaagtaaaataatttGGACCTATTGAACCCTGTTATGGCCCACAATGAGTGGTGTGGGTCTCTCTGGAAAAACAGCTTTAacttttgtgtttctgtggggTTTACTTTGCTTGTCAAGGCCAGGAAGTGATGGAGTGATGATGAATTCAGTGCTTGTTTGGAGAAGCACAGCGCCATTCTCCAACGAAAATAAACCAGCGGCTTTCTCCAGATGATGGAAGACACACTTCTCGCTGGATTGAGCGCACATAAAGGTCATCTATTTTTCTTTGAATCTGTAAACAGTGATCAGGCGGCCGCTTCCAGAGTACATAAGCACCGAGGAAGGTTTACTCAACACGTCGAACGTTTATGTAACCACCGGGAATCCCTTGATTGGTTCGTTAATACAGCTGACAAAACTGCGTTAAATACATTTCGCAAACTACCATCCATAACGACTGTGGAGAGTTTTCGAAAGCTTTTTGATGTATTTTGCCATGAATGCATAAACCCATTAACAACGCCGGCTGCTCTGCTAAATCACTTTATATACATCTCGGCGGGACATTCAAAACGTCCTGAATGTTTGGAGCATAACGTCAGGTTTGACCTCGGTTTCGGTGCGGATGGTGTGCACTGTCTCAAACAATAACGGCTGGTGGACAGCGGAACACACGGCGCGCAGCTGTCGGTAAGCGATGGGCATGCCGTGACGCGTACACGCACCGATTTTTTAACGTCTGGAGATCTGTTCCGTCCCACAGTGCCTATCCGCCTCTCCCCAAGAGGAAGAAGGCCCGAAATCTTCCCACCGTCTGGAAGTTCAAAGCGGACCAGGTGGTAGGTCCCGTCGATTTGTGAACAGAGCAGCGCAAGCCGTCGTCATCTCTCACGTCCCGTCCATATTTCACTTTTGAACATGTGGGGAAGAGATCCTCTGCCACTGCTGGGAGATTGATGGGCTGTAaacccccctcaaccccctcaaccccctcaACCCCGCCCACCTCCAACTAGAATGTTAGCTAGTATGCGGGGTCAGCCGGCCCAATGACAGAGTTCATGCAATAAGCAGATTCGTCTTGCCTTCGCTCAAATCAACGTTGCACCACCTAGCATGCTAGCTCCTTAAGGCTGAAGCTATAGAACTGGAACATACGAGCTACAAACGGAGCTATTATTTTTAACTATTTTTGACTACCTCCAAGGAGACTTCCCCGTAATGACCTGTATGGAGTGTATGTTGTCATGGAGCCATCTCTGTCCAAGACTTCGGATCCTGTGGTATCTAAAATTGACGTTTCAAAGTTTAATTGTACTCCTTATATACTCATCGTTAAGCTTGTAATTTTAATGGGCGAATATATCACAGGGTGTACCATTATTCTGTACTTTTCTTCCCTCCACggagaaaaaaaggaggaaTAAAAAGGTTAAATGCCAGGCTtcctcttattattattttttatcttatattattttattccatCACGGCGAGAGAGGCATCACGTAGCCCATTCCAGTCTTCACGGCTGACTGGCTGCTGTGGTGATGTGTAGGACGGGCTCCTTTTATTACCATATTTCATTGAGCAACTAGGCTCTCCTTTACACCCAGGAGAATAGGGGCTTGATGAATATGACATCTGACCGTTAATGATGGGGATTTTATTGCTGGGGAATCGCATGATCTACTGTGAATGGATAATGACGCTGTTAGCTTGATTTAGCTGATTTGTtttaaaggggaggggggggggggggctgattaAACAGCTAGGCAGCCTGGCTTTATTTCATGCTCCGTCCGCGCTTCACGTGCTTCATTACGGCAATCACAATAGCTGTGGAAAGGTCCCAGATCACCATGTCATCATAAATCATTGTTGAGTGCGCCCGCCATCTTCATCGCCTGGACGTTCGTCTTCATTAATGATTGTAATCGATTGATTTTTCATTTTGGAGGGGAGGGAAATCGAAATTAAACATCCTCTAGGCCTATATTTTTAAGGGGAACTTTAGGCAGGGCTCATAAAGTTGTCTTTGttttaattacacacacacacacacacacacacacacacacacacacacacacacacacacacacacacacaaagttctcTCAAACACAGTTTGTCTGTCTCCCATAGGCCATAATGTGAAACATTataaacactctcacacactcaaaccaacaaacacacacgactaAAACGATGTGTGTGTTGAAAAACAATGTTGTTGAGCAACATGTGAGCATTGTTTTCCTTAATGAATTAAGAATAAATTAAGAACAAATTAAATTAGCAAGGTTGGGATCATgtgatgaatatatatataaattatgtTTACAAAGGGGTTACAAGgtgtttaaaaataatatgGGTCAAAGGTTCTTAGTCCTGCTTTTGTGTGCAATATAATGTGCAATATTGCTAAAATCGGCACATTTCTATTTTTTAGATGCTAACTgtcaatttaaaaataaaacgcaTTTGACGATGGATATGTATTTAATTATAAGTATATTTTTAGGCCATCTTTTTAAAATTGCTTGGTAAAATACCCctcctccccaacacacacacacacacgcgcacacacacacacacacacacacacacacacacacacacacacacacacacacacacacacacacacacacacacacacacacacacacacacacacacacacacacacacacacacacacaatgtcattTTATGTTAACGTTAATATAGCCCTATTCAATCTGAACTTTGAACTTGAATCTGAACAGCATCCCCTGCAATTAAAGTAGTTATTCAAGTAGTATTTATagtaatttgtcaaaatagGCTACGGGACCTTTTAAAAGAGTTACGCTTGATTTTCTGGAGGCATATAAACTGCGGTTGTCTGGAGCAATTGCGTGACCTACAGCTAAATATTATTGCATTTATAAGTCTAATAAAATAGACAGAAATATATAGTTAAGTGGTTAAGTGGGCCAACCAGTTATTGAAGTAAATAGGCCTCCAATAACAAAAAATACATGGaggtaaaaatacaaaacaaacaaatacaaattgcAGATCGAGTCTTTCGAaagttatattataattattttattttttagtcaCGCTTGGAGCTATcgcaaataaatacattaagcCCACATGGATCCCGCCCTGCATGATGTACAATATAAAACTCATCAGGCCCTAAATCTCCTCTTATAAATGTACGGTGATCTGTCTCTACTGGTATCCCAACGCCGATGCTGTGGTGAGTCTCTGCCCGTACAGGGCATAGGGGGAATAGTACGCTCCTGTGGCGGCGGGTACCGGCACGGGCCCTCCTGTGGGCAGCGGGCTTTTGGAGTAGGGGTGATAGCGACTGCTCAGTCCGAGGTGGTGATGCGGACTTCTGAGACCCAACGGGCTCCCGGGGCCCCCGTTGGGGGGCATGTGCATGTGACAcgccatggcggcggcggcggcggcagcgttGGCCAGAGAAGAGGAGCCCGGGTATCCTGATATCAACTTGTCCGCGCCGGCAAAGGCCGTGTGAGTCCGCAAGTGGCCCAGGAGCTCCTCGGAGGAAGAAAAGCGCTTGTCACACGGTCCATTCGCCGAGACCCAGTTACAAACGTGGGGTAAGGGGTCATTCGGCAGCATAAAGCCATAGGGGTACAGAGGGTGTCCTGTAAAGGTCGGGGTCGAGGGGTGTACGCCGTGGAGCTGGTGCGTGGGGTACATGAGCGGGTATCCAGACTTCAAAGCGTTGGCCGCGGCCGAGTCGTGCGAGCAGTTGGCGCCGGACGTGGCGGTCAAGTGGCTCGCGCAGTGGTAGCTGAGGCAGTAGGGGTCTCTACAGAGGCTGGCCGACATGAGGCCCGGGGGTGAGGCTCCGGCCAGGGGGCTGCCTCCAGCTTTACTGCATCCCAGTGAGTTAGCGAACTGGGCACTTAAAAGCTGGCTGCTGGACTTGCCGTGATCTAAACTCATTCCGTGGGGGAGGAAGGGTTGGTGGTAGCTCGCGTATGCACCTGCTAAACTTCCGGGGTAAGACATACCCGCGTGGGGTAAGGGGAAAACCGAGTGGCCGGGCTTGTAGGGGGACACGGGCGCGACAAGGCCAGATCCGAGgacggaggatgaggaggacgtCACGCATATCGAGTCTGACGTGACGGTCTTGGACCCGGACGTGTGttcctggtgctgctggtgtGCATCGGAGTTAATCCTGTGGCTGCCGCTGTTGTCCGTcgtgttgtttttattgctaTCGGAGTCCTTCTTGTCCTCCTTCTCACCCGGCTTGCTGTCTGACGGCAGCGGGGAGACGGAGGTGCAGGAGCTGGGGCTGCCTGTCCTTGGGGTGAACGGCTGGCAGGTGGCGCTAGGCACCCGGAAACTGGTTTTATCTCCACCAAGACCGCCGGACGAGTCCTTCTTGTCGGATGTTTTGGCGTAGGGCTTGAAGCTAGACTTGTCGTCGGCTCCAATGTCGCTCATTTTCAGAGGTCCGGACTTCGTGTCCTTGTCACTAGATCCATTTGTCACAGAGGACAGCTTGGAGGAAGACGGTGGGTCGGGTTTGCCGATCTGGGAGCAGGTCTGAGCCAAGAGAGCCAGCGGACTTTTCTTGGCATCCAACtgtaaaatacaaaacacgtaTGTTAAATTATGTGGACCGATTCTGAGAAAGACATGTCCCATCCTATTTAGATGAGATGTTTCCATATAGCTACATATGCGCACATACGAATGTTTGAGTGTTTGCAGTGGTTTTGTGCGTATTACGCACGGGTTTAACGCATTGCGCATAAACTTCTCCGCGTGTAATCCGAACTAACTACTCTACTTTTTAAGTTTTTGAGGCCTGTGTAACGATAACACATGTTTTAAAAGTACACGCAAGTAATTAATATGAATTCACATGCATGGTAAAGGACAACGTACCTCAATGGGACTGATCGGTGTGGACGGCAGAGGTTGAAGGTATTCCGGGTGTAAAATGTGTCCGGCCCGTGCCGCGAGCATTTTCAAAACCTTTATGGGGAGACGATTCGCCTGTCGCGAGGGATCGGTGGGAGAAACCGAATGCACAAAAACCTTGTTGTTCTTCTCCGCTTCTTTCTTCCCAGACGAGCTGCTCTCCCAAGCTGGATTGGTGCTGTTTCTCAGGAAAGAGACCGTGGGCGATGTGATCATGACCCAATTCTCACTGGAAATAGTAAACAAATCATCTGATGGGCTCGAGAAAGGATTCGTGTCAGACTGTAGAATATATCACGACAGAGAAGACCGTTCAATACGA encodes:
- the LOC130371893 gene encoding zinc finger protein 503-like, with product MITSPTVSFLRNSTNPAWESSSSGKKEAEKNNKVFVHSVSPTDPSRQANRLPIKVLKMLAARAGHILHPEYLQPLPSTPISPIELDAKKSPLALLAQTCSQIGKPDPPSSSKLSSVTNGSSDKDTKSGPLKMSDIGADDKSSFKPYAKTSDKKDSSGGLGGDKTSFRVPSATCQPFTPRTGSPSSCTSVSPLPSDSKPGEKEDKKDSDSNKNNTTDNSGSHRINSDAHQQHQEHTSGSKTVTSDSICVTSSSSSVLGSGLVAPVSPYKPGHSVFPLPHAGMSYPGSLAGAYASYHQPFLPHGMSLDHGKSSSQLLSAQFANSLGCSKAGGSPLAGASPPGLMSASLCRDPYCLSYHCASHLTATSGANCSHDSAAANALKSGYPLMYPTHQLHGVHPSTPTFTGHPLYPYGFMLPNDPLPHVCNWVSANGPCDKRFSSSEELLGHLRTHTAFAGADKLISGYPGSSSLANAAAAAAAMACHMHMPPNGGPGSPLGLRSPHHHLGLSSRYHPYSKSPLPTGGPVPVPAATGAYYSPYALYGQRLTTASALGYQ